One Dromiciops gliroides isolate mDroGli1 chromosome 3, mDroGli1.pri, whole genome shotgun sequence DNA segment encodes these proteins:
- the CCDC70 gene encoding coiled-coil domain-containing protein 70, with amino-acid sequence MFPFKVSKWMGFGCFRSLLSTSPTIRQKKLIHKLQEEKNFRAEMKVFREKIEDFREQMWEFRAKIRGFRGRIMGFWEEEKPFWEEEKTFWREEKAFWEMEKAFREEEKAFWKKYRAFWREDKAFWKEDNALWERDRNLLQEDKALWEEEKALWVEERALLEEEKALWEDKKSLWEEENALWEEEKAFWVEGGGPMGEEPLPPDDGALNANGGPTSPSHSRGRA; translated from the coding sequence ATGTTTCCCTTCAAGGTGAGCAAATGGATGGGGTTTGGCTGCTTCCGGTCACTGCTCTCCACCTCCCCTACCATACGCCAGAAGAAGTTGATCCACAAGCTGCAGGAGGAGAAGAACTTTCGGGCTGAGATGAAGGTTTTTCGTGAAAAGATTGAAGACTTCAGGGAGCAGATGTGGGAGTTCAGGGCAAAGATTCGAGGTTTCCGGGGCCGAATCATGGGCTTCTGGGAAGAGGAAAAACCTttttgggaggaagagaaaacctTCTGGAGAGAGGAAAAAGCTTTCTGGGAAATGGAAAAAGCCTTCCGAGAAGAGGAAAAAGCCTTCTGGAAAAAATACCGTGCCTTCTGGAGGGAGGATAAAGCCTTCTGGAAAGAGGACAATGCTTTGTGGGAGAGAGACCGGAACCTTCTCCAGGAGGACAAGGCTctgtgggaggaggagaaggctcTGTGGGTAGAGGAAAGAGCCCTgctggaggaggagaaggctCTGTGGGAAGATAAAAAGTCCCTTTGGGAAGAGGAAAATGCCCTGTGGGAGGAGGAAAAAGCATTCTGGGTGGAGGGTGGTGGCCCTATGGGAGAGGAACCGTTACCCCCTGACGATGGGGCCTTAAATGCCAATGGAGGCCCAACCTCCCCGAGTCATTCCAGAGGCAGAGCGTGA